The sequence AGCGTTCAGATAAGGGACGTTGAGCTGAAGTTCGTCTCATATGGCAGGTTCATCAAGCTCGGCCACCTCCTCGGAAACCGATTCAGGATAATCGTCCGCGATGTGGATGAGAAAGCCTTTGAGAGGGCGAAGGAGATAGTCGGCGAGCTCCATGAGAAAGGGGGCTTTCCGAATTACTTCGGCTACCAGCGCTTCGGCGAGAGGCGCGTTGTGAACCACCTCGTTGGCAGGCTCCTTCTTCAGAGGAAGTTTGAGGAGGCGGCGAGACTTTTTCTCGGCCACACCGATGGAAGAATGGAGGGTGATGAGGCGAGGAGAAACTTCTGGGAGACCGGCGACGTGAACAGGGCCTTAGAGGAGTTTCCACGCTTCTTAAGGTATGAAAGAACGTTGCTCTACATATACAAGAAAACCGGGAGCTGGAAAAGGGCCTTTCTGAGCCTTCCACTCCCGGTGATGCGCATATTCATCCACGCCTACCAGAGTTACCTCTTCAACCTCTACCTCTCGCGAAGAATGGAGGAGCTTCCACTCAATGAAGCCCTGGTAGGGGATATAGTCGTTCAGGTCAAGGGGGGTATTCCCTACCGCGATAGAACCTACCGCGTTACGGAGACAAACAGGGCCTTCGTCAACGAAAAGATAAAGAAAAACCGGGCGATGGTATCCGGCCCCCTGTTCGGCTTCGCCATGAGAAGGGCTAAGGGCCTTCCCGGAAGACTCGAGGAAGAAATTCTTGAGGAGGAAGGTCTAAACCTCGAAACTTTCAAGAAACTGCCGAAGCCGATGGCCGAACCCGGTGGTCGGAGGGAACTCCTCATAAGGCCCCTTGGACTTACCTACGGTTACATCCCTAAAACCGGCATGTGCTTCCGCTTCTTCCTGCCGAAGGGCGTCTACGCGACGAGCGTTTTAAGGGAGATTATGAAGGACCATTGATGTGTAGAAAGCCTTATATTTGTCCCTCCATTCTCGCTTTTGGGTGAGAAGATGGTAAGGATTAAGGCGATATCCCTCGATATAGACGGTACGATTACATACCGAGACAGGAGGATAAGCGTGGAGGCACTGAAGGCGGTAAGACTTGCCGAGGGCCTTGACCTTCCGGTAATGCTCGTCACCGGAAATTCTGTTCCATTCGCAGAGGCCGCGGCGGTTTTCATAGGAACGAGCGGGCCGGTTATCGCTGAAGACGGTGGAGCACTTTCGCTCAAGGACGAGGGGACGATGAGGAAGCGCGTTTTTCTAACCGATATGGACGAGGAGTGGATACTCTGGAGCGAGCTGAAGAAGAGATACCCTGAGGCGGAGCTCAGTTTCTCGATGATGGAGAGAAAAGCTGGCCTCGTCCTGAGGAGGACCGTTCCCGTGGGCGTGGTTCGGGAGATAATAGAGGAGCTTGGGCTCAACCTCATAGCGGTGGACTCAGGCTTTGCAATCCACGTTAAAAAGCCCTGGATAAACAAGGGAACGGGAATAGAGAAGGCCTGCGAGTTTCTCGGGATAAAGCCGAGCGAAGTGGCTCATGTAGGCGACGGGGAGAACGATTTAGATGCCTTCAGCGTCGTTGGTTACCGCGTGGCGATAGCCCAGGCCCCGGAGGGATTGAAGGAAAAGGCCGATTACGTGACTGAGAAGCCCTACGGCGATGGGGGGGCGGAGGCGATAATGCATATCCTGAGAAAGTTTGGCTACCTCGGTGAGGGCGATGATTATTAGGAAAGCGACACTTGAGGATGTTAGAGCCATAGTCGAAGTTCACACTGCCGGTGAAGATATCGGAGGAAGCTTACTTGAGCGCTACTCCTCCGGTGGCCCGTGGATGAGCGTTGAAACGCTCGCGATACACCTCAACAACCTCCTCCTTGAGGGCCAGGTCGTTGCCGTTGCCGAGCTCGACGGAAAAATAGTTGGTGAGGCTGAGGTTCTCTTTTCCAAAGAGCCCATCGGGGGTGAAATTAAGAGAATAGCCCACGTCGATGTGATAGAGGTCCATCCTGATTATAGGGGCATAGGGGTAGGCAGGGCACTGGTTGAGTTCGCTGAAGACATGGCTAAGGAGAAAGGGGCTGAGCTGATAACCGCCCAGCCGGAGAGAAGTGCGATGGGCTTTTATGAGAGGCTGGGCTTCAACGCTACCGTCTTCAGGGGTACGGTGGTCTCGATTCCCGCAGTTGGTGATGGTCAAGTCAGCGTGTCTCCCTTCACATGGAGAGACGTTGAAACCCTTGAACTCGTCGCGGGGAGATTCCAGAGTTCCTACAGCATGTTCTTCTCCGCTTTCAGGGACAACATGGCTGGAATTCATTACACCGTTGAAAGCGGAAGGAGCGGGGAGTCATACTACGTCCTCAGGAACCTCCCCGGGAGGGAAGGGGTCGCGATGCTTCTCTGGGGCAGGCTTGAGGAAGCGAGAGGAGTTATCGGCCGGGCGAGGGGACTTGGCTATACGAGAATTCTGACGGTTCTTCCAGATGGGAAGGAAGGTTTTGGCGCCCGGAAGATTGGAGAACTTAAAATTGTGGGAAAGGCCCTCACCGGAGGAACTCTTTAGCCAAGGCAACCTCCATGGCAGTTCCCAGGTAGAGGACGTCCTCATCAACGTTGAACTTCGGGTGATGGGGCGGGTAAATTATCCCCTTCTCCTCGTTCCTTATGCCCAGTGCTAGAAACGCCCCGGGAACCCTCTGGAGGTAATAGGCAAAGTCCTCAGCTCCCATCGACATCGGGACGTCGGCGTGTTTTAGCCCATACTTTTCCGCAACTTTTCTCGCGAAGTCAGCCATTTCCCTGTTGTTAATCGTCGGCGGAACGAGTTCTACTATCTCATTTTTGCTTTCTATGTTGTGGGCCTTCGCTATGGACGTTGATATCTCGTCTATTCTCCTCTGGATTAGCTTCCCAATATCCTCACTGTAGAACCTGAAAGTACCCTTCAGTTCGGCCTCCTCCGGAATAATGTTGTGGGCGGTGCCCGAGTTGAAGGCAGTCACGCTAACAACTGCGGTCTCGAAGGGAGAAACGTTTCTGCTCACAATAGTCTGGAGGGCCGTTACAATTTCGGCACCGGCTATAATCGGGTCCCGCGCGAGATGCGGATAAGCCCCGTGCCCACCTAGTCCTTTGAGCTTTATCGTAAAGAACCCTGCACCGGCCAGGAAGGGCCCTTCACGGATTCCAATTACCCCGCTTGGCAGTTCCATCCAGACGTGGAAGCCGAAGATGGAATCAACGCCTTCTAAAGCTCCCCCTTCAATCATCTTGACGGCCCCGTTTCCGCCTTCTTCAGCGGGCTGAAATATAAGACGCACCCTTCCATTGAACTCCTCGATGTGTTCGGCTATTATCTTTCCGGCCCCGAGGAGCATGGCTGTGTGTGCGTCGTGGCCGCAGGCGTGCATCTTTCCGGGGACCCTCGACCGGTAGGGGACGTCATTCTCCTCCTGAATCGGCAGGGCGTCCATGTCCGCGCGCAGGGCTATCGTTTTCTCCCCTTCTCCAATGTCCGCTATAATCCCTGTTCCAACGCGCTTTATCCTGTAACCCCACTCGCGCAGGTGCTTCTCGACTATTCTCGATGTTCTCTCTTCTTCATATTTGAGTTCCGGCCACATGTGGAAGTCCCTTCTCCAGGCCACAATCTGGTCCTTAATCTCCAGGGCCTCTTCGATGGGGTTCATCGCTATCACCATAATATTTTTTAAGAGAGCGGCATATTAGCTTTTCGATGAATATCTAAAGGATTTTCTCGACCGCAAAATTTATAAACCCACCCAGATAGGTGATTACGGCGTTCAGGTGGGCCGGTAGCTCAGCCTGGTATGAGCGCCGCCTTGGCAAGGCGGAGGCCCCGGGTTCAAATCCCGGCCGGTCCACCAACATTTGGGTTGGGCCCGTGGTCTAGACTGGTTATGACGCCACCCTGACAAGGTGGAGGTCCGGGGTTCGAATCCCCGCGGGCCCACCATTGGAAACTTTTGACGGGTAACGGAAGAATAAGTGCCTGTTTTAGAACTGGTAAATTCTCACGTGGGTTTCTTATCTACTCGCTTTCCCGTGAGTATTTCGCTTAAGAAGGTACCCTTTGAGTGCGAGTTTGGTATAAAACTCATCTAAATTGCTGAATTATGATTCAAACTTCTTCAAACACTTTGAACCAAAAGGTATGCAATCTATCATGCTCCCATTTGAGTAATCAAAAACTTTTTGGTTAAACTTTGCACAAGCAAAGTTTCTGAGGTAAGGTTTATAAGAACACTTTCAAAGCACGACCGAGGCGAGAGGTGTGGGGCGCGAGGTAACCGATGAGAAGCTCCAGAAGTATTTTAGAATCACCGAGGAGGCACTGAAGAGACTCGAAGTCGCCGTCCATGAGAAAAGCCTCTTGCACGCCGTCGCGCGGGATTTTCTAACGATGGCTAGGAGCTATTTTGAGGACGCCAAGTACTACTACGAGAAGGGCGACTACGTTACAGCGTTTGCCGCTCTAAACTACGCGCACGGCTTTATAGATGCCGGTGTGAGGCTCGGTGTGTTTAGGGGTGAAGACGATAGGCTTTTTGCCTTTGGGTGAGGTGAGCGGGATGGGAGACTATTTAGTTGTTCTCGAGGCGCCTATAATCGTGAGGGACGTCGAGACGAGCGAGGATGCGATAAACGTCGCGGTTAGCAAGGTTACAAAGGCACTCAACAGGGAAAAACTGGACTTCGTTCGCGTTGAGCTCGGCTACTCCCAGTGTCCGGTCTGTGGTGCCCACTTCGAGAGTGCCTTCGTCATCGGAAACGTTGGTCTCGTTGGGATGTATCTAACTCTTAAGGTCTATAACGCTCAGACGATAGAGCATGCCGAGAGAATTGCTAAGGCCGTCGTTGGGAAGGCCCTCAAAAAGGTTCCCCTCAAGGTCTACGAGATAAGAGAGCTCGAAGAGGAAGAGGGCGATGGGGTCGAGCTCTGAGTTAATTTTTTAAGCACTCTCCAATCAAAGCACCACATAACCATCGGAGGTTTTGCCATGACAAAGTTCATATTTGTCACGGGTGGTGTTGTTAGTGGCCTCGGCAAGGGCATCACCAGTGCTTCTCTCGGCATGCTCATGAAGGCAAGGGGCTTCAGGGCAACGAACATCAAAATCGACCCCTACCTCAACTACGACGCGGGAACCATGAACCCGTACCAGCACGGTGAGGTTTTCGTTCTGGATGACGGTGGTGAGGTTGACCTCGATTTAGGGAACTACGAGCGCTTTCTCAACACCAGCTTGAGCTTTGACCACAACATAACCACCGGTAAGGTTTACTCCGCCGTCATCGAGAAGGAGAGGAAAGGGGAATACCTCGGCGCGACCGTTCAGGTCATTCCACACATCACCAACGAGATAAAGGAGCGCATCAGGAGGATTGCAAGGGACTACGATGTCGTTATAGTCGAAATCGGTGGAACGGTTGGAGATATTGAAGGCATGCCCTTCCTCGAGGCGGCGAGACAGATGCAACTCGAGGAAGGTAGGGAGAACGTTGCCTTCGTCCACGTTACCTACGTTCCAAAGCTCCGCGTTGTGGGAGAACAGAAGACGAAGCCGACTCAACACAGTGTTAAGGAGCTCCGTTCCCTTGGAATCCAGCCGGATGCAATCGTTGCCCGCTCCGAGGAACCCCTTGAGGAGAGCGCAAGGAGAAAGATAAGCCTCTTCACCAACGTTCCCGAAGAGGCAGTAATCAGCGCCTACGACGTGGAGGACACCTATGAGGTTCCACTGATGCTCGAAAAGGAGGGGCTGGCCAGATACCTTGTAAAGAGGCTTGGTCTTCCCGAGAAGGAGCCGGAACTCGAGGAATGGCGCAAAATGGTCGAGAAGTACAAGAGCCTCGATAGGGAAGTTGAGATTGCAATAGTCGGCAAGTATGTCAAGCTTGCGGATTCCTACCTGAGCATCAAGGAGGCTCTAAAGCACTCAAGTGTTGCCAACGACGTCAAGGTTAAAATCAGATGGATTGAGGCAGAGAACGTTGAGAGGAAGGGCGTTGGCCTTCTGGAGAGCGTTGACGGTATAATCGTTCCCGGTGGCTTTGGAGCGAGGGGAAGCGAGGGCAAAATGATGGCCATACGCTACGCGAGGGAAAACGACATCCCGTTCCTCGGAATCTGCTTCGGCTTCCAATTAACCGTTGTGGAATTCGCAAGGAACGTCCTCGGCCTTAAGGGAGCACATTCAACCGAGATAGACCCTCAGACACCTTATCCTGTTGTGGATTTAATGCCGGAACAACGCGATTTAGACAGACTCGGTGGAACCATGAGGCTTGGAGCTTATCCGGTTCACATAAAACCAAACACCCTGGCAAAGAAGCTTTACGGCAGGGAGATAGTCTACGAGCGCCACCGTCATCGCTGGGAGGTTAATCCGGACTACATTGAGAAATTCGAGGAGGCCGGTCTTGTCTTCAGCGGAATAGCGGGTGATGACGAGAGAAGGATGGAAATCCTCGAGTTGCCCAACCACAGCTACTTCATAGCGACCCAGTTCCATCCCGAGTTCAAGTCGAAGCCTATGAACCCGGCGCCCGTCTTCAAGGGTTTGGTTGAGGCGGCAAAGAAAAAGAGGTATCAATAAAGAAGCTCTTCTCCCTTTCTTATGAACCCCCTGAGCTCAAGGTAGAGGAAAGTCCCACCGGCCCAGAGGAACGCCACGAAGAACGCCTTGAACGGAGCTTCAAGGAGCATTATTACGAGGGGGTTCACCCCGGAGATGCTCAGGGGCAGAACGAACGGGGCCATAAGGAGCGAGAGAGTAAAACCAAAGAGTACTGCCAAGAGGCCGTAGCCAAGGGCACTGAGGAGGTGCCTGAAAGTCAGACCCAGCGCCTCTATAGCGGCCCCAACATTGCCGGTTTCGATGTAGGCCGGAACGACGAGGGAATAGTAGGTCAGAACAACGGGGATAAGGGCAAAGAACATCGCGACTCCAAGAAGTAAGATAAAGGGGCTCATTGTGAGGGCACCGAGGAGGATTAGGCCGAGGGGGACAATCGCCAGTAGGATTGAGACCAGATAAGCCAAAAGGTTCACGAGAACGACCCCCGGTATCCTGGGCAACGCCTCGCCAAATAAAGAGTTCGGGGAGTAGTTCTCGCCAAGAACGGAGAGCCAGTATGCCTTGACCGCGGTGTATTCAACGAATGAAAGGACAATCACAAAGACCAGTAACTTAGTGAAGGATATCTCAAGGGAATTGATGAAGTCCTTCTCTGATACCGCCCCGTAGTTCTCAAAGATGACGTTGCCTAACACATGCGTTCTTGCAACGCTCGATGGGTGGTTGACCGGGAAAATCAGTTGAACAACCGAAACAACCAAGAGTGCCGATAGGATAAGAAGGTACACGCCCTTGTTCTCTACTACCAAGGAGAAGGCCTTTGAGAAGGCATCAAGCGCACCCATTGACACCACCTCAATTAGTAATGAAGAAGGCGCTTAAAAGAATTCCCCTAAGAAAAGCTTATAAACAAACCCCCCAAAGTGGCGATGGGTTCATCAGGCTAATCGAGGTGAGATAAATGGCTATCTGGCAGGGAAGGTCACTTAAGAAACCCTCAGGTGGAAGGATTGTCCTCGCGAGGAAGAAGAGGAAGAGGGAGCTCGGAAGGGAGCCCGCGAACACCAAGGTTGCCGAGGAAAGGGAGAGGAGGAAGATAATCAGAACCTACGGCGGAAACAGAAAAGTCCGCCTCGTCGAGGCCCTCTACGCCAACGTCTTCGACGGTGGAAAGGGCAAGAAGGTCAAGATACTCAACGTCGTCGAGAACCCGGCCAACAGGCAGTACGCGAGGAGAAACATAATCACCAAAGGGGCCATAATAGAGACCGAGCTCGGAAAGGCAATCGTCACCAGCAGGCCTGGTCAGGACGGTGTCGTTAACGCCGTTCTCCTTAAGGAGGAGAACGCCTGATTTTTTCATACCTTTTAACGTCTCTTTCTGGGACTCGCGTTATAAGGCACTATTGGGTTTTATTAGATAAATGCAAGGGTGGTAGTAATGCAAAAAAGCAAAGTCTTGGCTACTCTCTAAACTTCGAGAATTCCTTTTCCATGATTTTCCTCGCAAGTTCTTTGGCCTTCGGCTCTACTATCGCTATAACCCTCTTCTTCAGTTCTTCAAGGCCCTCCCCGGTTATGGCCGAGATTTTAACCGGCTCAAGGCCCTTTGCTTTGACGAACTCCTCGACTTTTTTGACCTTTTCCTCCTCAGCTACGTCCACCTTGTTGATTGCCACTATGAAGGGGAATTCCCCAAATTCTTCGAGTATCTCCTCAAAGAGGTGCATCTGTTCTTCAATTGGGAAACCGCAGTACTCGCTCGGGTCGAATATATAAACGATGACATCGGCCAAGTGTTTCAGGGCCAGAATCGCCTGCTTCTCAACCTCGTTTCTCTCGCTTAGGGGCCTGTCAAGTAAACCCGGCGTGTCTATGACCTGGTAGCGGAGGTAGTGCTCCTCGAACTGGCCGACGTTTATGCCCTTCGTTGTGAAGGGGTAGCTAGCCACCTCCGGCTTCGCGTTGGTTAATGCCCTCAGCAACGTGCTCTTCCCGACGTTGGGGTGGCCTGCTATGACCACCGTTGGAAGCTCCAAATCAACGACCGGCAACTCCTTGAGAACGTTCCTAGCCTGGTTGAGGTATCTGAGGTCGTCGTCAATATCGTGGAGTATATCCGCAACTCGACCGTAAAAGGCCCTTCTGAGTTTTGCTATTTCCCTTGGGTCTCTCTCAAACCTTATCTTCTCGACGTAGCGTTGCTCAAGGTTTCTGATGGTTTTTATGGCCCAGTTCACCCTAGCCAAAGAGCGGTGGAACTGGTCCCTGTCAACGAGGGTATCAACCAGTTCCTTGTAGAACTCCGGAAGGGTCGAAACTCCCGGCGTTCTGTCGAGTATCTTCCTCAGGTTGTCCCTCACGACGTTTGAAACCGTCCTGACGCGGAGTTCTTCCCTCTGACGGGCCTTGGCGACCTTCCCTCCTGGGGGATTGTAGGCTGAAGCCGCCCTTTCGGCCCTTCGAAAGGCCTTGTCGATGAGCTCATCAGCGGTAAGAACCGTTGGCATCTTTTCGAAAGGATTCTTCATCCTCACCCCTCCCCAATCTCGCGGAGAAAAGGTTGGGGAGGGGACTTTAAAAAGGTATTCAATCGAGGGAGCGGTATATGATAACCCCAATAAGCGATGCCAAGGCAACGAGGAAGAGCAGTACGAGGCTCATCAGCTTACCTACGTGGGAGGAATCCGTAAAGCCAGCTATCACCATCAGGAAGAA comes from Thermococcus sp. and encodes:
- the truD gene encoding tRNA pseudouridine(13) synthase TruD, which encodes SVQIRDVELKFVSYGRFIKLGHLLGNRFRIIVRDVDEKAFERAKEIVGELHEKGGFPNYFGYQRFGERRVVNHLVGRLLLQRKFEEAARLFLGHTDGRMEGDEARRNFWETGDVNRALEEFPRFLRYERTLLYIYKKTGSWKRAFLSLPLPVMRIFIHAYQSYLFNLYLSRRMEELPLNEALVGDIVVQVKGGIPYRDRTYRVTETNRAFVNEKIKKNRAMVSGPLFGFAMRRAKGLPGRLEEEILEEEGLNLETFKKLPKPMAEPGGRRELLIRPLGLTYGYIPKTGMCFRFFLPKGVYATSVLREIMKDH
- a CDS encoding phosphoglycolate phosphatase, whose protein sequence is MVRIKAISLDIDGTITYRDRRISVEALKAVRLAEGLDLPVMLVTGNSVPFAEAAAVFIGTSGPVIAEDGGALSLKDEGTMRKRVFLTDMDEEWILWSELKKRYPEAELSFSMMERKAGLVLRRTVPVGVVREIIEELGLNLIAVDSGFAIHVKKPWINKGTGIEKACEFLGIKPSEVAHVGDGENDLDAFSVVGYRVAIAQAPEGLKEKADYVTEKPYGDGGAEAIMHILRKFGYLGEGDDY
- a CDS encoding GNAT family N-acetyltransferase, producing the protein MIIRKATLEDVRAIVEVHTAGEDIGGSLLERYSSGGPWMSVETLAIHLNNLLLEGQVVAVAELDGKIVGEAEVLFSKEPIGGEIKRIAHVDVIEVHPDYRGIGVGRALVEFAEDMAKEKGAELITAQPERSAMGFYERLGFNATVFRGTVVSIPAVGDGQVSVSPFTWRDVETLELVAGRFQSSYSMFFSAFRDNMAGIHYTVESGRSGESYYVLRNLPGREGVAMLLWGRLEEARGVIGRARGLGYTRILTVLPDGKEGFGARKIGELKIVGKALTGGTL
- a CDS encoding M20 family metallopeptidase, whose protein sequence is MNPIEEALEIKDQIVAWRRDFHMWPELKYEEERTSRIVEKHLREWGYRIKRVGTGIIADIGEGEKTIALRADMDALPIQEENDVPYRSRVPGKMHACGHDAHTAMLLGAGKIIAEHIEEFNGRVRLIFQPAEEGGNGAVKMIEGGALEGVDSIFGFHVWMELPSGVIGIREGPFLAGAGFFTIKLKGLGGHGAYPHLARDPIIAGAEIVTALQTIVSRNVSPFETAVVSVTAFNSGTAHNIIPEEAELKGTFRFYSEDIGKLIQRRIDEISTSIAKAHNIESKNEIVELVPPTINNREMADFARKVAEKYGLKHADVPMSMGAEDFAYYLQRVPGAFLALGIRNEEKGIIYPPHHPKFNVDEDVLYLGTAMEVALAKEFLR
- a CDS encoding DUF357 domain-containing protein, translating into MGREVTDEKLQKYFRITEEALKRLEVAVHEKSLLHAVARDFLTMARSYFEDAKYYYEKGDYVTAFAALNYAHGFIDAGVRLGVFRGEDDRLFAFG
- a CDS encoding DUF555 domain-containing protein, yielding MGDYLVVLEAPIIVRDVETSEDAINVAVSKVTKALNREKLDFVRVELGYSQCPVCGAHFESAFVIGNVGLVGMYLTLKVYNAQTIEHAERIAKAVVGKALKKVPLKVYEIRELEEEEGDGVEL
- the pyrG gene encoding glutamine hydrolyzing CTP synthase, translated to MTKFIFVTGGVVSGLGKGITSASLGMLMKARGFRATNIKIDPYLNYDAGTMNPYQHGEVFVLDDGGEVDLDLGNYERFLNTSLSFDHNITTGKVYSAVIEKERKGEYLGATVQVIPHITNEIKERIRRIARDYDVVIVEIGGTVGDIEGMPFLEAARQMQLEEGRENVAFVHVTYVPKLRVVGEQKTKPTQHSVKELRSLGIQPDAIVARSEEPLEESARRKISLFTNVPEEAVISAYDVEDTYEVPLMLEKEGLARYLVKRLGLPEKEPELEEWRKMVEKYKSLDREVEIAIVGKYVKLADSYLSIKEALKHSSVANDVKVKIRWIEAENVERKGVGLLESVDGIIVPGGFGARGSEGKMMAIRYARENDIPFLGICFGFQLTVVEFARNVLGLKGAHSTEIDPQTPYPVVDLMPEQRDLDRLGGTMRLGAYPVHIKPNTLAKKLYGREIVYERHRHRWEVNPDYIEKFEEAGLVFSGIAGDDERRMEILELPNHSYFIATQFHPEFKSKPMNPAPVFKGLVEAAKKKRYQ
- a CDS encoding 30S ribosomal protein S8e, which encodes MAIWQGRSLKKPSGGRIVLARKKRKRELGREPANTKVAEERERRKIIRTYGGNRKVRLVEALYANVFDGGKGKKVKILNVVENPANRQYARRNIITKGAIIETELGKAIVTSRPGQDGVVNAVLLKEENA
- a CDS encoding NOG1 family protein, with translation MKNPFEKMPTVLTADELIDKAFRRAERAASAYNPPGGKVAKARQREELRVRTVSNVVRDNLRKILDRTPGVSTLPEFYKELVDTLVDRDQFHRSLARVNWAIKTIRNLEQRYVEKIRFERDPREIAKLRRAFYGRVADILHDIDDDLRYLNQARNVLKELPVVDLELPTVVIAGHPNVGKSTLLRALTNAKPEVASYPFTTKGINVGQFEEHYLRYQVIDTPGLLDRPLSERNEVEKQAILALKHLADVIVYIFDPSEYCGFPIEEQMHLFEEILEEFGEFPFIVAINKVDVAEEEKVKKVEEFVKAKGLEPVKISAITGEGLEELKKRVIAIVEPKAKELARKIMEKEFSKFRE